A single region of the Aurantiacibacter sp. MUD11 genome encodes:
- the gcvPA gene encoding aminomethyl-transferring glycine dehydrogenase subunit GcvPA, with product MRYLPLTDPDRQAMLDTIGAPSVDALFADVPSDLYLDGPIEGLPLHANEMAVEKHMRALSKQNLAAADAAFFCGAGAYRHHVPATVDHIIQRGEFLTAYTPYQPEIAQGTLQMLFEFQTQVARLYGCEIANASMYDGSTACWEAIVMAARLTKRHRIVITDGVHPHYVSVAQTMAHFTPGHIDYDYPVARAEVGEDDIVARIDEETSCVVVQYPDIMGRIPDLQTIADAAHAKGALLIVVNTEPVALGALEAPGNLGADIVVGEGQSLGVGLQFGGPYLGLFAITNPKHVRQMPGRLCGETVDANGKRGFVLTLSTREQHIRREKATSNICTNSGLCALAFSVHMTLLGEKGLTALAAENHRLACLAADRLDKVPGARVLNDSFFNEFTLMVDADARQLVRDLARHDILAGVSLGRLFPDGDGRENGLVIAVTETNTEEDFEKLAAALEEALSKEIRA from the coding sequence ATGCGCTATCTCCCCCTCACCGACCCTGATCGGCAGGCCATGCTCGACACAATCGGCGCGCCCAGCGTCGATGCCTTGTTCGCCGACGTGCCGTCCGACCTCTACCTCGATGGCCCCATCGAGGGCCTGCCGCTGCACGCCAACGAAATGGCGGTCGAAAAGCACATGCGGGCGCTGTCGAAGCAGAACCTTGCGGCTGCCGACGCGGCCTTCTTCTGCGGTGCGGGGGCCTATCGCCACCACGTGCCCGCCACGGTCGACCACATCATCCAGCGGGGCGAGTTCCTGACAGCCTATACGCCTTACCAGCCGGAAATCGCGCAGGGCACGCTGCAGATGCTGTTCGAGTTCCAGACGCAGGTGGCGCGCCTCTACGGCTGCGAGATCGCCAATGCCTCGATGTACGACGGCTCGACCGCCTGCTGGGAAGCAATCGTGATGGCCGCGCGGCTGACCAAGCGGCACCGTATCGTGATCACCGATGGCGTGCACCCGCACTACGTCTCCGTCGCGCAGACCATGGCCCACTTCACCCCCGGCCACATCGACTACGATTACCCGGTGGCCAGGGCCGAGGTTGGCGAGGACGACATCGTCGCCCGCATCGACGAGGAAACCTCCTGCGTCGTCGTGCAGTACCCGGACATCATGGGCCGCATCCCCGACCTGCAGACAATCGCCGATGCCGCACACGCCAAGGGGGCGCTGCTGATCGTCGTGAATACCGAGCCGGTGGCGCTGGGTGCGCTGGAGGCTCCGGGCAACCTGGGCGCCGACATCGTGGTGGGCGAAGGCCAGTCGCTGGGCGTCGGCCTGCAGTTCGGCGGGCCGTACCTTGGCCTGTTCGCCATCACCAACCCCAAGCACGTACGGCAGATGCCGGGTCGTCTTTGCGGCGAGACCGTGGATGCTAACGGCAAGCGCGGCTTCGTGCTGACGCTCTCCACGCGCGAGCAGCATATCCGCCGCGAGAAGGCGACCAGCAACATCTGCACCAACAGCGGGCTGTGCGCCTTGGCGTTTTCGGTGCACATGACGTTGCTGGGCGAAAAGGGCCTGACCGCGCTCGCTGCCGAAAACCATCGCCTCGCCTGCCTCGCCGCAGACCGGCTGGACAAGGTGCCCGGCGCGCGCGTGCTCAACGACAGCTTCTTCAACGAGTTCACGCTGATGGTGGATGCCGATGCCCGCCAGCTGGTGCGCGATCTCGCCAGGCATGACATCCTGGCCGGCGTCTCGCTGGGGCGGTTGTTCCCCGATGGCGACGGGCGCGAGAACGGCCTCGTTATCGCGGTCACCGAGACCAATACGGAGGAGGACTTCGAGAAGCTTGCCGCCGCGCTTGAGGAGGCGCTGTCCAAGGAGATTCGGGCATGA
- a CDS encoding MFS transporter, with the protein MSEQPVTTGAAASDQSLRFMLLYALAVAGGAMAYVPFLTILLPVRVEGLADGEAVRWLAATAFSGAVAASLSNILFGWLSDRTGTRRPWIAVGLVLSSALLVAMWQVSELVPLIGLLVLWQISLNMMLAPLAAMAGDHVPDHQKGLLGGLLAFAPALGALSGTLVTIPGLAEPDERLVMVAGLVALCVLPVLLFGRARPFPELMEPREAIDAAVDPRPRKLVTRMWLARLLVQIAEAALFAYLYLWFRTIAEDFSDNDTAQVFGVVLLVSVPATLLVGRWADRNDRPILPLTACAALTAMALLVMAGAGSLPMALVGYALFGLVSAIFLALHSAQTLRVLPRPQHRGRDLGLFNLTNTLPSLVMPGLTLAMVPVFGFSGLFILLAVLVTLAALLLASVQRAN; encoded by the coding sequence ATGAGCGAACAACCCGTGACCACGGGTGCCGCGGCAAGCGATCAGTCGCTCCGGTTCATGCTGCTCTATGCGCTGGCGGTGGCCGGCGGGGCGATGGCCTATGTGCCGTTCCTCACCATCCTGCTGCCGGTGCGCGTGGAAGGTCTTGCCGATGGCGAGGCGGTGCGCTGGCTGGCGGCGACGGCGTTCTCCGGCGCGGTTGCGGCAAGCCTTTCCAACATCCTGTTCGGCTGGCTGTCCGACCGCACGGGTACGCGCCGCCCGTGGATCGCGGTCGGACTGGTGCTGAGCTCGGCCTTGCTCGTGGCGATGTGGCAAGTTTCCGAACTGGTGCCGCTAATCGGACTGCTGGTGCTGTGGCAGATCTCGCTCAACATGATGCTGGCGCCGCTTGCCGCGATGGCGGGCGACCACGTGCCGGATCACCAGAAGGGCCTGCTCGGCGGCCTGCTGGCCTTCGCTCCGGCGCTGGGCGCGCTGTCCGGCACGCTGGTCACCATCCCCGGCCTGGCGGAGCCCGACGAGCGGCTGGTGATGGTGGCGGGACTGGTGGCGCTCTGCGTCCTGCCGGTGCTGTTGTTCGGCAGGGCGCGCCCGTTTCCCGAACTGATGGAGCCGCGCGAGGCCATTGATGCCGCAGTGGACCCGCGCCCGCGCAAGCTGGTGACGCGGATGTGGCTGGCCCGCCTGCTGGTGCAGATCGCCGAGGCCGCGCTGTTTGCCTATCTCTACCTCTGGTTCCGCACCATTGCCGAGGATTTCAGCGACAACGATACCGCCCAGGTGTTCGGCGTGGTGCTGCTGGTGTCGGTTCCGGCGACCTTGCTGGTGGGGCGCTGGGCGGACCGCAACGACCGCCCGATCCTGCCGCTGACAGCCTGCGCGGCGCTGACCGCCATGGCCCTGCTGGTGATGGCCGGGGCCGGCAGCCTGCCGATGGCGCTGGTCGGATATGCCTTGTTCGGGCTCGTCTCGGCGATATTCCTGGCCCTGCATTCGGCGCAGACCCTGCGAGTCCTTCCGCGCCCCCAGCACCGCGGGCGGGACCTGGGATTGTTCAATCTCACGAATACGCTTCCGTCGCTGGTCATGCCGGGACTGACGCTGGCCATGGTGCCCGTCTTCGGATTTTCCGGACTTTTCATACTTTTGGCGGTCCTAGTGACGCTCGCGGCGCTACTTCTGGCCAGCGTTCAGCGAGCAAACTAG
- the gcvH gene encoding glycine cleavage system protein GcvH: MPRYFTEEHEWIDVDGDTATIGITDYAQEQLGDVVFVEVPQAGTELAKGKEAAVVESVKAASDVYAPIGGTVTEGNSALEDDPALVNSSPEEEGWFFRLTVADAGELEGLMDEAAYKAFVEGLD, from the coding sequence ATGCCCCGCTATTTCACCGAAGAACACGAATGGATCGACGTCGACGGCGACACCGCCACCATCGGCATTACCGACTATGCGCAGGAACAGCTGGGCGACGTCGTCTTCGTCGAAGTCCCGCAGGCCGGCACCGAACTGGCCAAGGGCAAGGAAGCTGCCGTGGTCGAAAGCGTAAAGGCGGCGAGCGACGTCTACGCCCCGATCGGCGGCACGGTGACCGAAGGCAATTCGGCGCTGGAAGACGATCCCGCGCTGGTCAATTCCTCGCCCGAGGAAGAGGGCTGGTTCTTCCGCCTGACCGTAGCCGATGCCGGGGAACTGGAAGGGCTGATGGACGAAGCCGCCTACAAGGCGTTCGTGGAAGGGCTCGACTGA
- a CDS encoding sugar MFS transporter, protein MALAPDVSSSTDPVPLTDDDDPPVDAPGLQYFVMGLFFIFGGITSLNDVLIPKLRELFTLSYTEAMLIQFCFFAAYLLIGIPGAKLVKKIGYMRGAVAGLCTMIAGCLLFIPASQTATYAIFLGALFILASGVVIVQVVANPLISLLGPPSTTHSRLTFAQAFNSLGTTVFPIVGAAVILGSLADVSADQLEGAALQAYRAAESEAIWQGYLGVAALIALVAGAVWLFRNRLPHDPKIMGDGEFVSNRRYLIGLALAASGAFVALQVNGVLGVLLILAAPVLWLYDNDLLRRSRFSYGALCIFLYVGAEVSIGSIIINYLSTERVLGEPESVIGWMIGLYWGGAMVGRFIGSAALRMFSPGKILAFNATGAITLIIVSTLTSGEISAYTLLAVGLMNSIMFPTIFSLACEKLGPRAADGSGIINVAIFGGAVVPLLYGVVADATGGNLALAMVIPIVCYAIIAGFGIFARKPAETHA, encoded by the coding sequence ATGGCGCTAGCGCCCGACGTTTCCAGCAGTACCGATCCGGTTCCGCTGACCGATGATGACGATCCGCCGGTCGATGCGCCTGGCCTGCAATACTTCGTGATGGGGCTGTTCTTCATCTTCGGCGGGATCACCTCGCTGAACGATGTGCTCATCCCCAAGCTGCGCGAGCTGTTCACGCTTTCCTATACCGAAGCGATGCTCATCCAGTTCTGCTTCTTCGCGGCTTACCTGCTGATCGGCATTCCCGGCGCGAAGCTGGTGAAGAAGATCGGCTACATGCGCGGCGCGGTCGCGGGCCTTTGCACGATGATTGCCGGCTGTCTGCTGTTCATTCCGGCCAGCCAGACGGCGACTTACGCGATCTTCCTCGGTGCCCTGTTCATCCTGGCGAGCGGCGTGGTGATCGTGCAGGTCGTGGCCAATCCGCTGATCAGCCTGCTTGGCCCGCCATCGACGACGCACAGCCGCCTGACCTTCGCGCAGGCCTTCAATTCGCTGGGCACCACGGTCTTTCCGATTGTGGGTGCGGCGGTCATCCTCGGCAGCCTTGCCGACGTTTCGGCAGACCAGCTGGAGGGCGCTGCCCTGCAGGCCTATCGCGCTGCGGAGAGCGAGGCTATCTGGCAGGGCTACCTTGGCGTTGCCGCGCTGATTGCGCTCGTCGCGGGCGCCGTCTGGTTGTTCCGCAACCGCCTGCCGCACGATCCCAAGATCATGGGCGACGGCGAATTCGTCTCCAACCGCCGCTACCTCATCGGCCTGGCCCTGGCTGCCAGCGGCGCCTTCGTCGCGCTGCAGGTCAACGGCGTTCTCGGCGTCCTGCTGATCCTCGCGGCACCCGTGCTCTGGCTGTATGACAACGACCTGCTGCGCCGCAGCCGGTTCAGCTATGGCGCCCTGTGCATCTTCCTGTACGTCGGTGCGGAAGTCTCGATCGGCTCGATCATCATCAACTACCTGTCCACCGAACGCGTGCTGGGGGAACCCGAAAGCGTGATCGGCTGGATGATCGGCCTGTACTGGGGCGGCGCGATGGTTGGCCGGTTCATCGGTTCGGCTGCGCTGCGCATGTTCAGCCCGGGCAAGATCCTGGCCTTCAATGCGACTGGTGCGATCACGCTGATTATCGTCTCGACCCTGACGAGCGGCGAGATTTCGGCCTACACGCTGCTGGCCGTGGGCCTGATGAACTCGATCATGTTCCCGACCATCTTCTCGCTGGCTTGCGAAAAGCTGGGGCCGCGCGCGGCTGACGGTTCGGGTATCATCAACGTGGCCATCTTTGGGGGCGCGGTCGTGCCGCTGCTGTACGGCGTGGTGGCCGATGCCACGGGCGGCAACCTGGCGCTCGCCATGGTCATCCCGATCGTGTGCTATGCCATCATCGCAGGCTTCGGCATTTTCGCCCGCAAGCCGGCTGAGACCCACGCCTGA
- a CDS encoding glycoside hydrolase family 3 protein, with protein sequence MTIAESTVPYTDEDAFIADLVSRMSLERKIGQLIQPQINSFTPEDMERYRFGSYLNGGNGGPYGDEFAPASEWLRYADEMYEASIEPLPDGEPVIPTMWGTDAVHGHTNVVGATIFPHNIALGAAGDADLVRRIGHATAIEIEVTGIDWNFSPTVAVAQDDRWGRTYESYSENPDLVAELGAALVEGLQGDPDSDGYLGDGRVIATAKHFFGDGGTENGVDQGEVNGEIEDLLALHGRPYPAAIDAGVEAIMASFNSINGRKMHGNGDLLTDVLRGEMGFDGLVVGDWNGHSQVAGCTVTDCPQSLLAGLDIYMVPDDWKELMETLIAQVEDGTIPMARVDEAVTRVLRVKYRAGLLAPEPVLPSERGVAGQYELLASPEHRALAREAVARSQVVLKNDGVLPLRSGANVLVAGSAADDIGRASGGWTLEWQGGLESQMGESAGMVGELFPNASSIWDGLRENIAANGGTATLSPDGSFDERPDVAVVVFGEKPYAEFAGDQGDLVFRDEEGLELLRGFREQGIPTVAVFLSGRPMWMNRELNASNAFVAAWLPGSEGAGVADVLTGARPAIGRLSFSWPAACGGTPVNGPQGALFPFGFGRTLEDTSALRQLSETCAALDRVDGSDLFSSGRLASGVVAYAAGGNLTTAMDMLAQMRGSSTAAGVSVRGIDRNAQEDAREITMQAGSRFGIEQSEGGEGAFRITYQVDSRPTAPVRLTVGTGGDATTLDVTRRFEHAAGKGWREMVITEECAPGLGDRIEFATQGNLLWGIASVTREEVPEGTECTF encoded by the coding sequence GTGACGATCGCCGAGTCCACGGTCCCATACACCGATGAGGATGCCTTTATCGCCGACCTCGTTTCGCGCATGTCGCTGGAACGCAAGATCGGCCAGCTGATCCAGCCGCAGATCAATTCCTTCACGCCAGAGGACATGGAGCGTTACCGCTTCGGCAGCTATCTCAATGGCGGCAATGGCGGGCCCTATGGCGACGAATTCGCCCCGGCTTCCGAATGGCTGCGTTATGCCGACGAGATGTACGAGGCTTCGATCGAGCCGCTGCCCGATGGCGAGCCGGTGATCCCGACCATGTGGGGCACCGATGCCGTGCACGGCCATACCAATGTGGTCGGCGCCACCATTTTCCCGCACAATATCGCGCTGGGTGCGGCGGGCGACGCCGACCTGGTGCGCCGCATCGGGCATGCCACCGCGATCGAGATCGAGGTGACCGGCATCGACTGGAACTTCTCGCCCACGGTCGCCGTGGCGCAGGACGACCGCTGGGGCCGTACCTACGAAAGCTATTCCGAGAACCCCGACCTAGTGGCCGAACTGGGTGCCGCGCTGGTGGAGGGCCTGCAGGGCGACCCCGACAGCGACGGCTACCTCGGCGATGGCCGGGTGATCGCGACCGCCAAGCACTTCTTCGGCGATGGCGGTACCGAGAACGGCGTCGACCAGGGCGAAGTGAATGGCGAGATCGAAGACCTGCTGGCGCTGCACGGCCGTCCCTATCCCGCTGCCATCGACGCCGGGGTCGAGGCGATCATGGCCAGCTTCAACTCGATCAACGGTCGCAAGATGCACGGCAACGGCGACCTGCTGACCGACGTGCTGCGCGGCGAAATGGGCTTCGACGGCCTGGTGGTGGGTGACTGGAATGGTCACAGCCAGGTGGCCGGATGCACCGTCACCGACTGCCCGCAGTCGCTGCTTGCCGGTCTCGACATCTACATGGTGCCCGACGACTGGAAGGAGCTGATGGAGACCCTGATCGCGCAGGTCGAGGATGGCACCATCCCGATGGCGCGCGTCGACGAAGCGGTTACCCGCGTGCTGCGCGTGAAGTATCGCGCCGGCCTGCTGGCCCCCGAACCCGTGCTGCCGTCCGAGCGCGGGGTCGCCGGACAGTACGAGCTGCTGGCCTCGCCCGAGCACCGCGCACTGGCTCGCGAAGCCGTGGCGCGTTCGCAGGTCGTGCTGAAGAATGACGGCGTGTTGCCGCTGCGCAGCGGTGCCAATGTGTTGGTCGCAGGTAGCGCCGCCGACGATATCGGCCGCGCTTCGGGCGGCTGGACGCTCGAATGGCAGGGCGGGCTGGAAAGCCAGATGGGCGAGAGCGCGGGAATGGTCGGCGAGCTGTTCCCCAATGCCTCTTCGATCTGGGATGGCTTGCGCGAAAACATTGCCGCGAACGGTGGCACCGCCACGCTGTCTCCCGACGGCAGCTTCGACGAGCGCCCCGATGTTGCCGTCGTGGTGTTCGGCGAGAAGCCCTATGCCGAATTCGCCGGGGACCAGGGCGATCTGGTGTTCCGCGACGAGGAAGGCCTCGAACTGCTGCGCGGCTTCCGCGAGCAGGGCATCCCGACGGTCGCCGTGTTCCTTTCGGGTCGTCCGATGTGGATGAACCGCGAACTCAACGCCTCCAACGCGTTCGTCGCAGCCTGGCTGCCCGGCAGCGAGGGCGCGGGCGTTGCCGACGTGCTGACCGGCGCGCGGCCGGCCATTGGACGCCTGTCGTTCTCCTGGCCTGCTGCCTGTGGCGGCACGCCGGTGAATGGTCCGCAAGGCGCGCTGTTCCCCTTCGGCTTCGGGCGCACGCTCGAAGACACCTCGGCCCTGCGACAGCTGTCGGAGACCTGCGCCGCGCTCGATCGCGTCGACGGTTCCGACCTGTTCAGCTCGGGCCGGCTCGCCAGCGGCGTGGTCGCCTATGCCGCCGGGGGTAACCTGACGACCGCGATGGACATGCTGGCGCAGATGCGCGGCAGCTCCACGGCGGCCGGTGTCTCGGTCCGCGGCATCGACCGCAATGCGCAGGAAGACGCCCGCGAGATCACCATGCAGGCCGGTTCGCGCTTCGGCATCGAACAGTCCGAGGGCGGCGAGGGCGCCTTCCGCATCACCTACCAGGTGGATAGCCGCCCGACTGCGCCGGTGCGCCTGACGGTCGGCACGGGTGGAGATGCGACCACGCTGGATGTCACGCGCCGCTTCGAACATGCTGCCGGCAAGGGCTGGCGCGAAATGGTCATCACCGAGGAATGCGCGCCGGGTCTCGGCGACAGGATCGAATTCGCCACCCAGGGCAACCTGCTGTGGGGCATTGCCAGCGTCACGCGTGAAGAGGTGCCGGAAGGCACGGAATGCACGTTCTGA
- a CDS encoding pre-peptidase C-terminal domain-containing protein, giving the protein MMKRILLGGVGGIALAAAATGFAFPTEAPVDTASEAAAKPVDKQYRKPARVSGGRITLGETATSTLQGGTHTYTLEAEAGQRLRMVLSSDDFDTVLRIDGPGGFSVENDDEPSGLTLNSLIDTRLPASGTYRITVDSYQGSGSGAYRLATLDPANPVPAGVEAGTIALGQATRGRLVQSDATTLTGENVDYYRFAGRQGQRLTIDIESEQIDPYLTLYLPDGRMEENDDRGGIEDTNSRLSITLPLNGTYTLAASSFSPGESGDYTVRMAEADPATRTVRPASGSAQVYALSVGVANYERINPLNRTDEDAERVTHALRQAGVLAPESVTLTDAQATRANFRRALRELTQAMGPDDTLLIFFSGHGEKVENMTTERDGSAETIELFDAALYDYELAEMMQGVDARTLLVIDACFAGGFDQVIDQRDERMGIFSSDADTLSLVASGEKSGGYISHIFRQALEGAADMNGDGAMEAGELSEYMRREFYTMVLAEPLGTDAEDFRDHQVPGFQHIIVDRGGDGMPFQQVLWNAGSASQPRMARAD; this is encoded by the coding sequence ATGATGAAGCGGATCTTGCTTGGGGGCGTGGGCGGCATTGCCCTTGCCGCGGCGGCGACAGGCTTCGCCTTTCCCACAGAAGCGCCGGTCGACACGGCGAGCGAAGCCGCTGCCAAGCCCGTCGACAAGCAGTATCGCAAGCCCGCCCGTGTCAGCGGCGGGCGCATCACGCTGGGCGAGACCGCCACCAGCACGCTGCAGGGCGGCACCCATACCTACACGCTGGAAGCCGAGGCCGGACAGCGCCTGCGCATGGTGCTCAGTTCCGACGATTTCGATACCGTCCTGCGCATCGACGGCCCCGGCGGCTTCAGTGTCGAGAACGACGACGAACCGAGCGGCCTGACGCTCAACAGCCTGATCGATACGCGGCTGCCCGCCAGCGGCACCTACCGCATCACCGTCGACAGCTACCAGGGTTCCGGCAGCGGCGCCTATCGCCTTGCCACACTCGATCCGGCCAATCCCGTCCCTGCCGGCGTCGAGGCCGGCACGATCGCTCTGGGACAGGCTACGCGCGGCAGGCTGGTGCAGAGCGATGCCACCACGCTGACCGGCGAGAATGTCGACTACTATCGCTTCGCCGGGCGGCAGGGGCAGCGCCTCACCATCGATATCGAGTCCGAGCAGATCGACCCCTACCTGACACTCTACCTGCCCGACGGGCGGATGGAGGAGAACGACGATCGCGGCGGGATCGAGGATACCAACAGCCGCCTGTCGATCACCTTGCCGCTCAACGGCACCTATACGCTGGCGGCCAGCAGCTTCTCGCCGGGCGAAAGCGGCGACTACACGGTGCGGATGGCAGAGGCCGACCCGGCCACTCGCACGGTACGCCCCGCCAGCGGCAGCGCCCAGGTCTATGCGCTGAGCGTGGGCGTCGCCAACTACGAGCGGATCAACCCGCTCAACCGTACCGACGAGGATGCCGAGCGTGTCACCCATGCCTTGCGGCAGGCAGGCGTGCTGGCGCCTGAAAGCGTGACGCTGACCGATGCCCAGGCCACCCGCGCCAACTTCCGCCGCGCCTTGCGCGAGCTGACGCAGGCGATGGGACCGGACGATACCCTGCTGATCTTCTTCTCCGGCCACGGCGAGAAGGTGGAGAACATGACCACCGAGCGCGACGGCAGTGCCGAGACGATCGAGCTGTTCGACGCCGCGCTCTACGATTACGAACTGGCCGAGATGATGCAGGGCGTCGATGCCCGCACCTTGCTGGTGATCGACGCCTGCTTTGCCGGCGGGTTCGACCAGGTCATCGACCAGCGCGACGAGCGCATGGGCATTTTCAGTTCCGATGCCGACACGCTGAGCCTCGTCGCCTCGGGCGAGAAGTCGGGCGGTTATATCAGCCACATCTTCCGCCAGGCGCTGGAAGGCGCGGCGGACATGAACGGCGACGGCGCGATGGAAGCGGGCGAACTGTCCGAGTACATGCGCCGCGAGTTCTACACCATGGTGCTGGCCGAACCCTTGGGCACCGATGCCGAGGATTTCCGCGACCATCAGGTGCCGGGCTTCCAGCATATCATCGTCGATCGCGGCGGGGACGGGATGCCGTTCCAGCAGGTGCTGTGGAACGCCGGCAGTGCCAGCCAGCCGCGCATGGCGCGGGCCGACTAG
- the gcvPB gene encoding aminomethyl-transferring glycine dehydrogenase subunit GcvPB, which translates to MNQINQSGWKPGTPVPADHDAEYPTVTGNKALMLEERLIFELGNRDTCGVDLPEPDAEAPNRLGKFARQQPIDLPGLSEPETVRHYTRLSRQNYAIDLGLFPLGSCTMKHNPRLNEKVARMPGFADVHPLQPVDTVRGALGVINELAHWLITLTGMHGVAMSPKAGAHGELCGMLCIRAALEARGDARQVVLVPESAHGTNPATAAFAGYEVEDIPATEDGRVDLAALKARLGPDVAAVMITNPNTCGLFEREMKAISDAVHAAGGFVYCDGANFNAIMGRVRPGDLGIDAMHINLHKTFSTPHGGGGPGSGPVVLSEALCPYGPLPFTARMEDGTVHLVEEENAEEFGHTDSFGRMAAFHGQMGMFTRALTYILSHGADGLRQASGDAVLNANYLLRSLDDVFDAPFGDSGPCMHEALFSDHGFAEGMSTLDVAKGLIDEGFHPMTMYFPLVVHGAMLVEPTETESKAVLDQFIVAMRSLGERAKAGDEALKTAPHHAPRARLDEAQAARKPVLAYPREG; encoded by the coding sequence ATGAACCAGATCAACCAGAGCGGCTGGAAGCCCGGCACCCCCGTCCCTGCCGATCATGACGCGGAATATCCCACCGTCACCGGCAACAAGGCACTAATGCTGGAAGAGCGACTGATCTTCGAGCTCGGCAACCGCGACACCTGCGGCGTCGACCTGCCCGAGCCGGATGCCGAGGCGCCCAACCGCCTCGGCAAGTTCGCGCGCCAGCAGCCGATCGACCTGCCGGGCCTCTCCGAACCCGAAACGGTGCGTCACTACACGCGCCTTTCCCGGCAGAACTATGCCATCGACCTGGGCCTGTTCCCGCTGGGCAGCTGCACCATGAAGCACAATCCGCGCCTGAACGAGAAGGTCGCGCGGATGCCCGGCTTCGCCGACGTGCACCCGCTGCAGCCGGTCGATACCGTGCGCGGTGCGCTGGGTGTCATCAACGAACTGGCACACTGGCTGATTACGCTCACCGGCATGCACGGCGTGGCGATGAGCCCCAAGGCCGGCGCCCATGGCGAGTTGTGCGGCATGCTGTGCATCCGTGCAGCGCTGGAAGCGCGCGGCGATGCGCGGCAGGTGGTGCTGGTGCCCGAAAGCGCCCATGGCACCAACCCGGCCACCGCTGCCTTCGCCGGTTACGAGGTGGAGGACATTCCCGCGACCGAGGATGGCCGGGTTGACCTGGCAGCGCTGAAGGCGCGTCTTGGCCCGGACGTGGCGGCGGTGATGATCACCAACCCCAACACCTGCGGCCTGTTCGAACGCGAGATGAAGGCGATTTCCGACGCGGTCCACGCGGCGGGCGGCTTCGTCTACTGCGACGGCGCCAACTTCAACGCCATCATGGGCCGCGTGCGTCCGGGTGACCTTGGCATCGATGCCATGCACATCAACCTGCACAAGACCTTCTCCACTCCGCACGGCGGCGGTGGCCCCGGCTCCGGCCCGGTGGTCCTGTCCGAAGCCCTGTGTCCCTATGGTCCGCTGCCCTTCACTGCCCGCATGGAGGACGGCACCGTCCACCTTGTGGAAGAGGAGAACGCGGAAGAGTTCGGCCACACCGACAGCTTCGGCCGCATGGCTGCCTTCCACGGGCAGATGGGCATGTTCACCCGCGCGCTGACCTATATCCTCAGCCACGGGGCGGATGGGCTGCGGCAGGCATCCGGCGATGCCGTGCTCAATGCCAATTACCTGCTGCGCAGCCTGGACGACGTGTTCGACGCGCCGTTTGGCGACAGCGGCCCCTGCATGCACGAGGCCCTGTTCAGCGACCACGGCTTTGCCGAAGGCATGTCCACGCTGGATGTCGCCAAGGGCCTGATCGACGAAGGCTTCCACCCGATGACCATGTACTTCCCGCTGGTGGTGCACGGCGCAATGCTGGTGGAACCGACCGAGACCGAGAGCAAGGCGGTGCTCGACCAGTTCATCGTCGCCATGCGCTCGCTGGGCGAACGCGCCAAGGCCGGGGACGAGGCGCTCAAGACCGCCCCGCACCACGCGCCGCGCGCGCGGCTGGACGAGGCGCAGGCCGCCCGCAAGCCGGTGCTGGCCTACCCGCGCGAAGGTTGA